The sequence GGGCTGGCACGTTCGCTCGACTTCGCGGCCCCGTCCCCGACGCGGCGCCGCTCCTCGAAACGCCTTGACTTCCTCCCCGCCCTGAAGGGCGAGGCTTTCGCCTCGAATCTTCCGTAAGCCGTGGTCCCCCCAACGGCCATCGACTTACGAGAGAGTTCCGCCGCCGGGGGAGGGCCTTTTTTGTCTCCCGTCATATGGGATTGTATGACAGATGACGAGCCCGTCACCGCAGACCCGCCGGAGAGCGCCATGCACACGACCGGCACCGACCACGTGACCATCTGGGGGTCGAACGCCGAGGACACCGTTGCGTTCTACCGCGATTTACTCGGGATGCCCCTGGTCCTGCGGCAGCCGAACCTGGACGACCCCTCGCAGACGCACCTCTTTTTCGACACCGGCGACGGGCGGATGCTCACCTTTTTCGTCAGCGACGACCGCGACGCGGACACCGCCCCACAGGCCACCCCCACTGGCGCGGTCCATCACCTCGCGTTTCGATTCGATCCGGATCGGTTCCGGACGGTGGTCGGCGCACTGGAGGCGGACGGGCGGACGTACAACGAGTTCGACCGGGGGATCTTCCACTCGCTGTATACACGGGACAACGACGGGCTGGTCGTCGAGTTGACCACCGACGTCTACGAGATCCCCGACGACCGGCGCGGCGAGGTGCTCGCGACTGCTCAGCGCATCAGGGAGGGCGAGGGAGCAGAGTACGCGCAGGCTGAGCACCTCCGTCGGGCCCTCGAGGAACTCGACCTGCCGGTGGTCGAACACGACCTCCCGGACGCCGCGACGGGGACTGGAATGGACTGAGTTGGCAGGTGCTCAGCTACTGGCGTTGTACGTGACCGTCACGTGGGCGGCGACGGTCACCGGGCCCGCGTCGATGTCGGTGCTCGCCTGACCGTCCGCAGCGGTCTCCATGGCGTAGACCGGGCGCGGGACACCGCTGTTGCCGGTCTCCACGGAGCTGACGCCGTCGATCGTCAGATCGCCGCTCTCGGCCACCGTCTCGGCCTGCGATCGCGCGTCGCTCATCGCGTTCTCGAGCGCCTGGTTTTTCATCTCCTGGCGGGTCTCCGTCGAGAGTGTGTACCGGACGTCGTGGATTCCGGTCGCCCCGGCGTCGACGGCGGCGTCGATGACGGCACCGGTCCTGTCGATCTGGTTCATCTCGATCGTGAGCGTCTGTCGGACCCGATACTCGGTGGAGCGTTCACCCTCGGTGGGCGTCGGATCGTGGCGTCGGTCTTCGTAGATCCGATACTCGGACGTGTGTACCTGGTCTTCGCCGAGGCCCGTCTCCTCGAGGGCCGACCTGACGTCCGAGACGTTTTCTGCGACGGCCGTTCTGGCGGCCGTTACGTCGGGGTCAGTGGCTTCGATCGAGACGCGGACGACCGCGGCATCGGGTTGGACCCGCTCCTCGCCTGTGCTCGACACCGTGATTGTACT is a genomic window of Halanaeroarchaeum sulfurireducens containing:
- a CDS encoding VOC family protein — translated: MTDDEPVTADPPESAMHTTGTDHVTIWGSNAEDTVAFYRDLLGMPLVLRQPNLDDPSQTHLFFDTGDGRMLTFFVSDDRDADTAPQATPTGAVHHLAFRFDPDRFRTVVGALEADGRTYNEFDRGIFHSLYTRDNDGLVVELTTDVYEIPDDRRGEVLATAQRIREGEGAEYAQAEHLRRALEELDLPVVEHDLPDAATGTGMD
- a CDS encoding SIMPL domain-containing protein, which translates into the protein MSRPVQTLTIALLVIVAVVASAGVVLALDDGSSSNQLTDAATQSPSTITVSSTGEERVQPDAAVVRVSIEATDPDVTAARTAVAENVSDVRSALEETGLGEDQVHTSEYRIYEDRRHDPTPTEGERSTEYRVRQTLTIEMNQIDRTGAVIDAAVDAGATGIHDVRYTLSTETRQEMKNQALENAMSDARSQAETVAESGDLTIDGVSSVETGNSGVPRPVYAMETAADGQASTDIDAGPVTVAAHVTVTYNASS